The genomic segment CAAAATATGAAAATTTTTATGATTCTTCTTTTTCAACAGTAAAATGTGTAAAACTCACTTCATTATGATGAAGTGAGTTTTAATCATTTATTATTTTGTACCAAATAAACGGTCACCAGCATCACCAAGTCCAGGAACAATATAACCATGTTCGTTGAGCTTCTCATCCAATGCTGCTGCATAAATTTCGATATCTGGGTGTGCTTCTTGAAGTGCTTTCACACCTTCTGGAGCAGCAACAAGGCAAACAAATTTAATATTTGTTGCTTGCCGTTTTTTAAGTGAGTCCACTGCCAAAATTGCTGAACCACCTGTCGCAAGCATCGGATCTACCAAGAAGATTTGACGCTCTGCAATGTCGGTAGGAAGCTTCACCAAATACTCAACAGGTTTGAGTGTTTCTTCATCACGGTACATTCCGATATGTCCAACACGCGCAGCAGGAATGAGTTTCAAAATACCATCTACCATACCGATTCCTGCACGAAGAATTGGAACAATAGCCAATTTTTTACCTGCAATTTGTTTTACAGTTGTTTTTTGAACTGGTGTTTCAATTTCAACATCTTCAAGTGGCAAATCACGTGATACTTCGTAAGCCATGAGCATCCCAATCTCATCTACAAGTTCACGGAATTCTTTTGTTGATGCTTCTTTACGACGCAAGATTGAGAGTTTGTGTTGAATTAATGGATGTTCTACAACTTGAAATTTTGACATTTGTGCTTCCTTTCGATACTTTTCTATAAAAGTTTGTGGATAGGTCGTGTTTTAATCACACCAGTTTGACATTTACTTGACTGTTCATCAATACGCCTAAGCGATCCTTTACAGTACTATAGAGCAGATTTGTTCATTACAGAGTGAAGAAATCTCCTTATCATCCAGTCTAAATAGGGCTTTAACTGGACAAGTTCCGCCTTATATTTTACCACTTTTTCACAAATTAGTCTAAATCTTTTAAGAGCCAGACATTCATTAGTGAATGTTCGCTTCCTTCTAAAGGTCTCTCTAAAGCCTCAAAGTGATATTTGTCATAAAGTTTCAAGGCAGTTTTGAGATTTGTATGGCTCTCAAGATAAATTTGTTTATAATATTTTTGGGCAAATGACAGTGCGGTATCCATTAACTTTTTTGACCAGCCTTGTTGCCTAATTTCGATTGAAATGTAAAGTTTCTGAAGCTCACAAATCTCTCCAACAAATGGTGCTACGCCTACTCCTCCAAAAATATGATTATTTTCATCAGCAATCACGAAATATGCTGCATGAGCGTTTTTTCTATAAAATTCTTCTAAATGCGCTAGATTGGAATCATAATATGCGGTTCCTGGAAGGTCAAGCCTTTCACTTTTTAAAATCTTGCGGATGAGTTGATAAAGTTGTTCATCGTCTTGAGACTGTATGGGTCTAATTTTCATGTTTTTTTAACTTAATAAGTATTGCTATTTTTTTAGATAGTAAATTGAGCAACAGTATCTCCGTTTCACTATCCTGTCCAGCTGTTTAGGAGCTACCTAATCGCAGTGGAATTTTTACTTTCGTTTCTTTTTAAGACTAGCTTAATCAGGAATGGTGCAATCAAAGTCGCTAGGATGATAACGATGACGAGTTCGGAATAAACTTCATCTGTTACAATGCTACTTGCTAAACCTATTTGAGCAACAATCAATGCCATTTCTCCTCGTGAAATCATCCCTGTACCAATCAAAAGACTTTCATTTGTAGTCAATTGACTTGATTTTCCAACAAAATAGGCAGGAAGAAATTTTGTCACAATCGCTAAAATAGTAAATAAGATAATAATCCAAGGATGGTGAATTAGACTATCAAATTGTACTGAAAGTGCGATTGAAACAAAGAAAACTGGGATGAAAATCACATAGCCAATCGCTGATGTATACTCTTCAATCTTATGACTCACTTCAGTCTGAGAAATCGCAAGTCCTGCAAAGAAACTACCGATAATCGCTGACATTCCCACACTATCTGCTAAAAGACTCAAACCTAGACATATAATCAGTGCAACTGTTGTATTTTTAACCGCGATAGGTAGTTTTTCGACAAACTTCCAAAGTTTTGGAATAAGTTTGTGAACAACAAAGAGGAAAACGAAAAAGAGAATTTCTAATAAAAATTGGAATAGGAGTTGTGTACCCGAACCACCATTTTTAAAACTTGTAAAAATGGACAAGACTAGGACAGCTAGGATATCATCAACTACTGCTGCTCCGAGAATGATTGAACCTGCTCGCGTACTAAGTTTACCATATTCTTGAAGGACTTCAACGGTAATTGAAACCGAAGTCGCCGCAAAAACAATTCCGTAGAAAAAACTTGTTGAAAAACCATAACCGAGCCCTGCTGCAACTAAAGCAAAAACAATAAGAGGGACTGCAACTCCTCCTATTGCAACAAGCATTGAGGCTTTGAAATTCTTCTTGAGCACTGTCAAATCGCTCTCAATACCAGCTAAAAACATCAGCAAAATAACGCCAATCTCCGACATTACTTCGATAACATGACCGCCGTGAACCCACCCCAAAATGGATGGGGCAAGTAGAATACCAATTAGCATTTGTCCCACAACAGCAGGGATTTTCAGACGTCTTGAAAGAAGGGTTGCAATGAGAGAAGCAACAAGGATAATCGTGAGTTGTAAAATATCATTCATCTCTTAATTTTAACATAATTTTATTAGAGCTAAACAAGTTATCCACAGAAATCGTTAAAATACAAACGTTTTCACAATTCGTTCTGTTGCTTCTTTGATTATTTCAAATGGTGCTGCTGCATTGAGTCTTGCATGAAGCGTTCCTTCGATCCCAAAGGAATTTCCTTTATTGAGAATGACTTTTGCCTGATTATGTAATTTTTCTTGAAGCTCTGCTTCTGTCAACGAATACTCTGAGAAATCCAGCCAAATCAGATAAGTTCCTTGTGGCTTCATTACTTTAATCTTTGTTTTTTCTGTCAGTACTGACAGAATGTAATTGATGTTATTTTCAAGTACT from the Lactococcus allomyrinae genome contains:
- the upp gene encoding uracil phosphoribosyltransferase produces the protein MSKFQVVEHPLIQHKLSILRRKEASTKEFRELVDEIGMLMAYEVSRDLPLEDVEIETPVQKTTVKQIAGKKLAIVPILRAGIGMVDGILKLIPAARVGHIGMYRDEETLKPVEYLVKLPTDIAERQIFLVDPMLATGGSAILAVDSLKKRQATNIKFVCLVAAPEGVKALQEAHPDIEIYAAALDEKLNEHGYIVPGLGDAGDRLFGTK
- a CDS encoding GNAT family N-acetyltransferase, whose product is MKIRPIQSQDDEQLYQLIRKILKSERLDLPGTAYYDSNLAHLEEFYRKNAHAAYFVIADENNHIFGGVGVAPFVGEICELQKLYISIEIRQQGWSKKLMDTALSFAQKYYKQIYLESHTNLKTALKLYDKYHFEALERPLEGSEHSLMNVWLLKDLD
- a CDS encoding cation:proton antiporter, which gives rise to MNDILQLTIILVASLIATLLSRRLKIPAVVGQMLIGILLAPSILGWVHGGHVIEVMSEIGVILLMFLAGIESDLTVLKKNFKASMLVAIGGVAVPLIVFALVAAGLGYGFSTSFFYGIVFAATSVSITVEVLQEYGKLSTRAGSIILGAAVVDDILAVLVLSIFTSFKNGGSGTQLLFQFLLEILFFVFLFVVHKLIPKLWKFVEKLPIAVKNTTVALIICLGLSLLADSVGMSAIIGSFFAGLAISQTEVSHKIEEYTSAIGYVIFIPVFFVSIALSVQFDSLIHHPWIIILFTILAIVTKFLPAYFVGKSSQLTTNESLLIGTGMISRGEMALIVAQIGLASSIVTDEVYSELVIVIILATLIAPFLIKLVLKRNESKNSTAIR